GTACGATCGAAAGAAGTGTTCGCATTCATCACCCCACCAGAGTTTTGAATCAGTTTCATGTATTCACCGCGTTTGATGTTATCCGAACCTTCAAACATCAAATGCTCAAAGAAGTGAGCAAATCCTGTACGTGTAGGGTCTTCGTTTTTTGAACCAACGTGGTATAAAACGGTAACGGCAACAATCGGTGTAGAATGATCTTCATGTAAGATAACATGCAATCCGTTCGGCAAATCATATTGCATAAACTTTACAGTGCCTGGTTTTACGGTTTGAGCAGTTAAAACACTGCTTCCCAAAAGCAAACACGACAATAAAATGGAATTCAATTTCATTAGATAAATGGATTTTAAAATTTTCCTAAATGTAAAACTATTTTTTGTAAAAAATGATACTGATTGATGAATGGTAGTCAGATGGAGAGAGTTTTGAAAGTTAACTTATAAGGTATTTACGGAGAGTCCGCTAAAACAGACACGCATTTACATTTCCCTACAACCTATTTCCTTCTTTTGGGTCCACGCATGGCTTCAGCCGTCAACGGGTCTTCCGGCCAATGGTGTTTCGGGTAGCGGGAGAGGAGTTCTTTGCGGACTTCAAAATAAGTTTTTTCCCAGAAGCTTTTTAAATCCTGTGTGATTTGAACAGGCTTGTAACCAGGTGATAGTAAGTGTAATAGGATTTTATTTTTGCCTTCATTCACTGTTGGTGTTTCGAATAATCCAAACACTTCCTGGAGTCGAACGGCCATTTCTATTTTGCTGCCATCGTTAAAGTAAGAAAGTTTTATCATAGAGCCTGTTGGCACTTCCATTTTTGCCGGTGCGAGTCTGTCCAGTTTTTGTGATAGCTCCCAAGGCAAAATGGAATGTAAAATTTGGGTGAAATCGAGCTTTTGTAATTCACTTAATTTATTGATTTTGATGAGATAAGGTGAAAGCCAATCTTCTAGCGTATCTAGTAAATGTTCGTTGGAAATGTCTGGCCAGTTGTCGTTGGGCCGCCATGCGCGTAAACTCAAAACACGTGCTTGCAACTCTTCTTGCGATTCGTTCCAGTTTAATATTTTTAATCCGTTTTCACGAATCACATCACAAAGAACTTGAATGCGCTGCGCATCATCTATTTTGGTAATCGCTTTTGTTTCCAGAATCAAATTCCCAACGCGCTTTTCAATTGCCCCAACCACCATTCCTCTTTCTTTGTCCCAGCTGATGGTTTGTCGTTCTTCTGCCAACTCATACAAATCGTTTGAATCAAATGCGGCAGCTAAAAATATTTTTCCTTCGTTGGTTCCGGCATCCAGATGTGCAACTGCTAACCACTCTTCTTGTGCTAAAGCATCGGTTTCATTTAATTTTACAATTCGTCCGTTTGCCAACCGATACCGCAACGATTTATCAATTCGTTTGGCGATGCGTTCCGGGTAGGCGGTAGCAAGTAGTTTCCCGATGTTGAAAATGTTGGGAGCTACATTGTCAATGTCTATTCGTACTAATTTTCTCCACGATTGAGCCAGTCGTTCCATGCGATCCAACACTTTTCTATCGGCATTTACGCGTTCACCTGCTCGGTATTTTCTAAGCAATTCAATCCGTAAAGATAAATCTGCACCACTTTCTTTATTTAGTGGATCACGTTCTTCGAGAATTGCTGCAATATCGGTTGCTAACGAGATATAATTTTCGTTTGGTTTGTTTTTTTGGAAATGTGTTGCTTCAATGAGCATGTGTGCCAAGCGCGGATGAGTTGGCATTTGCAACATCTCTTTTCCACGAGCGGTTATTTTATTGTTTTGTAGTGCCCCTAGTTGATTCAACAATTCTTTTGCTTGCGATACAGCTGCTTGCGGAGGTGGCGTCAACCAAAGTAACTCGTTGATGTTTTGAATTCCCCATTGACCAAGCTCTAACATTAGTGGAGCCAAATCGGCTTCTAAAATTTCCGGTTTACGATTCGGGATCAAATGAATGTGTGACCCTTCGCTCCACAGCCTGTAGCAGGTTCCCGGCCCCAATCGTCCAGCTCTTCCCGCGCGTTGGTCGGCAGCATCCTTGGTCACTTTAATGGTTTCCAAACGTGTTAATCCTGTTTGAATATCAAAGCGTGGGGAGCGCGCATAACCGCAGTCAATCACCACTGTAATGCCTTCTATGGTTAATGATGTTTCTGCAATGGAAGTGGCTAAAACGACTTTTCGTTTTCCATTTACATTTGGCAAAATCGCTTCTTGTTGTTTTTGTTGGGATAGATCTCCGTACAAAGGTTGTATCGATAGTTCAGAATTTTCTTCTTCTAAAAGTTGTTGCGTTCGGATGATTTCTCCCGCTCCGGGAAGAAAAGCAAGGATATCGCCTTTGTTTTCGCGCAATGCTTTTTTGATGGCGTTTGCCATTCGTAAATGCAGATACACTTTCTCGTCCGTATTCAGATATTGAACACTCACAGGATATTGACGACCTTCAGAAGTGAGTATTGGAGCGTTGTTTAAGAGTGATGATAATTTTGCTCCATCCAATGTTGCCGACATAATTAAAATACGCAAATCATTTCGCAACACCTGTTGTACTTGATAACACAATGCCAAGGCCAAATCCGCATTCAAACTCCGCTCATGAAATTCATCAAATATGACTAATCCAACATCGTCCAGTGCATTGTCGTTTTGCAACATACGCGTTAAAATTCCTTCGGTAACCACTTCAATTTTTGTGTTCTTCGAAATTTTATTTTCGAAGCGGATGCGGTAACCAATTGTTTCTCCAACGGACTCGTTTAATAAGGATGCCATTCGGGTTGCTACGGAGCGGGTTGCCAACCTTCGAGGCTCCAACATAATTATTTTTTTTCCTTCTAACCATTTTTCATTGAGTAATTCTAAGGGAAGAATGGTTGATTTTCCGGCACCGGGTGGCGCTTGTAAAATAATCACCGGCTCGTTATGGAGCTTGACTTTTAAGTCGGGGATAATTTCGTTAATCGGGAAATCGTTGTTGGTCATCTTGGGTAAAAATAGCAATAAAAAAAACCGTTCTGAGTTTTTCGGAACGGTTTAATGAAATTTCAGAATCTTAATTTATAAAAAATACTTCTCTTTTAAAAACTCAGTATAATCACCAAGATTAGCCATTACCTGTAGTTCTTGGTAACGTTTGTGAAAAGCCATGTCATCGGTTTGGGCGTTTAATACATCCAAACGAAATTTATCGAAGTTCACCAATGCTTTTTTTTCATCAAGCGTTAAGGGCTCTCCGTTAAATTCTCTTTCACGTAAATCGTTGATGCTCGGAACACCACCGATGTCCTCTTTAGCAAAATACTTGTTTAATAACTTAGCGCGATTTTCCATAGTGTTTATCTGTTTACAAAATTACGTCAATTATCCGTTTTGGTTACCACTTTAGGGCGATATGTTATAAACATTGAGTTGTTAATTGACAATTTTCTGTTCCGTAATTCTTTATTCCAGAACAAAAACCGATTTAAGTTGTTGATTTTGATACGAATTAAAATGTGCAACTTTGTTCGTCTTTATGAAAGAAAAAGCATCTCCCTTACAACAACCTTTTTTTTCCGTTATTATTGCCACTTTCAATAGAAAGGCAACAATTATCAGAGCCATCCACTCATTGATTGCACAAACCGAAACTGATTGGGAGGCAATTATTGTGGATGATGGGAGTACGGATAATACCTATTTTGAAATTCACAAATTGTTGCAGGAACATCGGAACATTAAATATGTAAAGCAACAAAATAAAGGTGCTGCGGCTTCTAAAAACAGAGGGATTCAACATGCCAAAGGTGCTTTTTTTACATTCTTGGATTCGGATGATGAATACGAAACGAATCATTTGGAATCCAGAAAAAAGATGTTGATGGCAACGCCCAATTTGAAATTTATATCCGGGGGATTAAAAATAATCGGCAGTCCGTATGTGCCCGACCGCTTTAACGCTTCGCAGCTGATTCACCTGGATAAGTGCGAAACCGGAGGAACTTTTTTTGTTGAAAAGGAATTGATGTATTCCTTAAAAGGATTTAACAATATTCTCCTTGGTGAAGATTCTGATTTATACGATCGAATTGTCAATACAGGCTGTCTCATCTACAAGACGGATGTTCCAACCTACATCTATCACAGAGATACAGAAGGTTCTGTTACCAATTTGCTATTGACGATTTAATTAGATTGTAGCAGAATTTGTTCTATTTTTGTTTTAATGAAAAAATTACTTCTCCTGCTTTTTCTTGTCAGTATTTCCTTTGTTTCTGTTTCTCAAAACTATCGCAAACAAATTGAGGAAGTTGATTCTGCTTATTACCACGATCAATACAATGTTGCAAAGAAGTTAATTGCGAATCTAATTCCCAAATTGGATAAGATTAAAGACGATACCCTGTTGGTGGAATTTCTCAATACTTGCGGATCGGTTTATTATAACACAGAAGAATATACTGAGGCGGGCAATTACTTTTTAATGGCATCAGAAAAAGCAAAAACTACTTTAGGCGAAAGCGAATACCATTATGCACTTGCCCTTTTTAATTTAGCCGGATGTTATAAAGAAGAAGGCAGATACGCTGAAGCTGAACCGCTCTATATCAAATCATTGCCTGTGTTGGCAGGGGCATTCGGACAAAGCAGTGTGGAGTATACCCGTTGTTTTTATACGTTAGCATCGCTTTATATTGATATGGGTCGCTATAATGATGCAGAAGGAATGTGCGCGGCTGCCGTTAATTTCTACAAAGAAATCTTGGGAAATGATAGTCCGGATTACCTCGGTGCTCTCGGTTCCATTGCTATTGTATATCAAGGGCAAGGTAAATATGAGAAAGCAGAAGAGATTTTTGTTGCCTTGCTAAATTATTTCAAAACACAAAATAAAGACAAGTCTCAAATCAATACCTTACAAAATAATCTTGGTGAACTGTATCGCACCATGGGTGATTATGAAAAAGCAGAACCTGCTCTGGCAGAGGCTGTGCGAACATCCCCCGAAAATTCACAATCGGCTGCAACCTCTCTCAATAATTTAGCATTGGTTCAAAAAGCAATCGGTAAATATTCGGAAGCAGAAGTCTCTTATAAAAAAGCGATTGAGATTTATAAAGCCTTAAACAAAACCAATCATCCCGATTATACGAATCCTGTAAATAACTTAGGCGAATTGTATCGTACCATGGGGCGGACACAAGAAGCAGCAAATGCTTTTATGGAAGTGATTGCTATTCGTAAAAAACTGTTGGGAACGGATCATCCGAATTATGCAAATGCTTTGAATAACCTCGCTTTATTGGAGTCGGAAGTGGGTTACTATGAAGATGCCGAAAGACATTTTTTAGAATGTGCAGATATTTATAAACGTATTTTGGGTGAGAAGCATCGTTTTTATGCCAACTGTTTAAACAATCTGGCATTTGTTTACAAGGCCACCGGCAAAATAGAAAAAGCGAAAGAAACGTATGAAGAATGTTTGCGATTGGCGAAAGAATCGGTGGGTGAAAACAGTGATAAATATGGTTTGTATTTAGGCGGATTGGCTGGGACCTACCGCATGTTGCATCAATACGATAAAGCTATTCCGTTGATACTACAATCGATGGAGATCTTGAAGAATAAATTGGGCGAAACGCATTACGATTATATTGATACGGAATATCATTTGGCTGAAACCTATCGTGAAAGCGGGAATTTTAAGGATGCTAAAAAACATTATTTAAATTCCATCAAAGGTTTTTTATTTTTAATTGAAAAGTATTTTCCTTCATTGGGTGAAAAGGAAAAAACAGATTTTTATTTCACGGTGAGCAATACATTTGAAACATTCAATTCATTTGTCATTGAAATGAAAACACAGTTCCCAAAAGAAAATCATGATGACTTGGTTGAAAGGATGTATGATAATCAATTGGTAGTTAAATCGCTTCTTTTGAAAGAAACCGGAAAAGTAAAAATTCAGGTTGCTGAAAGTGGCGATAAGAAATTAAAAGAAGAGT
This Bacteroidota bacterium DNA region includes the following protein-coding sequences:
- the hrpB gene encoding ATP-dependent helicase HrpB yields the protein MTNNDFPINEIIPDLKVKLHNEPVIILQAPPGAGKSTILPLELLNEKWLEGKKIIMLEPRRLATRSVATRMASLLNESVGETIGYRIRFENKISKNTKIEVVTEGILTRMLQNDNALDDVGLVIFDEFHERSLNADLALALCYQVQQVLRNDLRILIMSATLDGAKLSSLLNNAPILTSEGRQYPVSVQYLNTDEKVYLHLRMANAIKKALRENKGDILAFLPGAGEIIRTQQLLEEENSELSIQPLYGDLSQQKQQEAILPNVNGKRKVVLATSIAETSLTIEGITVVIDCGYARSPRFDIQTGLTRLETIKVTKDAADQRAGRAGRLGPGTCYRLWSEGSHIHLIPNRKPEILEADLAPLMLELGQWGIQNINELLWLTPPPQAAVSQAKELLNQLGALQNNKITARGKEMLQMPTHPRLAHMLIEATHFQKNKPNENYISLATDIAAILEERDPLNKESGADLSLRIELLRKYRAGERVNADRKVLDRMERLAQSWRKLVRIDIDNVAPNIFNIGKLLATAYPERIAKRIDKSLRYRLANGRIVKLNETDALAQEEWLAVAHLDAGTNEGKIFLAAAFDSNDLYELAEERQTISWDKERGMVVGAIEKRVGNLILETKAITKIDDAQRIQVLCDVIRENGLKILNWNESQEELQARVLSLRAWRPNDNWPDISNEHLLDTLEDWLSPYLIKINKLSELQKLDFTQILHSILPWELSQKLDRLAPAKMEVPTGSMIKLSYFNDGSKIEMAVRLQEVFGLFETPTVNEGKNKILLHLLSPGYKPVQITQDLKSFWEKTYFEVRKELLSRYPKHHWPEDPLTAEAMRGPKRRK
- a CDS encoding glycosyltransferase family 2 protein, whose amino-acid sequence is MKEKASPLQQPFFSVIIATFNRKATIIRAIHSLIAQTETDWEAIIVDDGSTDNTYFEIHKLLQEHRNIKYVKQQNKGAAASKNRGIQHAKGAFFTFLDSDDEYETNHLESRKKMLMATPNLKFISGGLKIIGSPYVPDRFNASQLIHLDKCETGGTFFVEKELMYSLKGFNNILLGEDSDLYDRIVNTGCLIYKTDVPTYIYHRDTEGSVTNLLLTI
- a CDS encoding CHAT domain-containing protein; translated protein: MKKLLLLLFLVSISFVSVSQNYRKQIEEVDSAYYHDQYNVAKKLIANLIPKLDKIKDDTLLVEFLNTCGSVYYNTEEYTEAGNYFLMASEKAKTTLGESEYHYALALFNLAGCYKEEGRYAEAEPLYIKSLPVLAGAFGQSSVEYTRCFYTLASLYIDMGRYNDAEGMCAAAVNFYKEILGNDSPDYLGALGSIAIVYQGQGKYEKAEEIFVALLNYFKTQNKDKSQINTLQNNLGELYRTMGDYEKAEPALAEAVRTSPENSQSAATSLNNLALVQKAIGKYSEAEVSYKKAIEIYKALNKTNHPDYTNPVNNLGELYRTMGRTQEAANAFMEVIAIRKKLLGTDHPNYANALNNLALLESEVGYYEDAERHFLECADIYKRILGEKHRFYANCLNNLAFVYKATGKIEKAKETYEECLRLAKESVGENSDKYGLYLGGLAGTYRMLHQYDKAIPLILQSMEILKNKLGETHYDYIDTEYHLAETYRESGNFKDAKKHYLNSIKGFLFLIEKYFPSLGEKEKTDFYFTVSNTFETFNSFVIEMKTQFPKENHDDLVERMYDNQLVVKSLLLKETGKVKIQVAESGDKKLKEEYEELLKLRETIVQQYRLTSEDLEEIGVDLPAMEKQANELEQKITSASNISVKKKEESKSWKDIQQKLKADECVVEMVRTDFYTKSRWTDSVYYSAMVIDKTCKSPKFIFINGDEIDTKVAASYRNLIKTKAADETSYDALWKPLKAAIGTAKKVYFSPDGVYQQVNLYTLKNPETKKYLIDETNIVLLTNSQDLLETVSASSSQTAEIFSFPDYDFIPSTAEVKSSEPLSRYGFTELAELPGTKIEADSITKILKSKNWKVNEHLQAEATEEAIKKIQNPKILHIATHGFFLKDVEDNASVVMGMQANIAKENPLLRSGLMMAGSAAIARDSMVDNTTDDGILTAYEAANMNLTQTDLVVLSACETGLGEMKNSQGVYGLQRAFMVAGAKSVVMSLWVVDDFATQELMSNFYREWLKDPSAENRQKAFRTAQLKLKEKFPDPYYWGAFVMVGK